The following coding sequences lie in one Glycine soja cultivar W05 chromosome 16, ASM419377v2, whole genome shotgun sequence genomic window:
- the LOC114390620 gene encoding UDP-glucose flavonoid 3-O-glucosyltransferase 7-like has translation MERVASVSRPLKIYFLPFFSPGHLIPLVQLARLVAARGQHVTIITTPANAQLFDQNIDKDTASGHHIRVHIIKFPNAHVGLPEGIEHLSAATNNETAYKIHMAAHLIMPQLESLVKHSPPDVFIPDILFTWTKDFSQKLSISRLVFNPISIFDVCMIHAIKTHPEAFASDSGPFLIPDLPHPLTLPVKPSPGFAALTESLLDGEQDSHGVIVNSFADLDAEYTQHYQKLTGRKVWHVGPSSLMVQKTVKSSTVDESRHDCLTWLDSKKESSVLYICFGSLSLISDEQLYQIATGLEGSGHCFLWVVHRKNKDGEEGDSSSSSGKWLPEGFEEKIAKENRGMLIKGWAPQPLILNHPAVGGFLTHCGWNAVAEAISSGVPMVTMPGFGDQYYNEKLITEVHGFGVEVGAAEWSISPYEGKKKVVSGERIESAVKRLMDDGEKGKRMRSKAKEMQEKAWKAVQEGGSSYDSLTALIHHFKTLVPNHVNGNGNIDH, from the exons ATGGAAAGAGTAGCATCAGTATCTCGGCCACTGAAAATATACTTCCTCCCATTCTTCTCACCGGGGCACCTAATCCCTCTGGTCCAGCTGGCTCGCTTGGTGGCGGCACGAGGCCAGCACGTGACCATCATCACCACCCCCGCCAACGCTCAACTCTTCGACCAGAACATCGACAAGGACACCGCCTCCGGCCACCACATCCGCGTCCACATCATCAAGTTCCCCAACGCCCACGTAGGGCTACCGGAAGGCATCGAGCACCTCTCCGCCGCCACCAACAATGAAACCGCCTACAAGATCCACATGGCGGCGCATCTCATCATGCCCCAGCTCGAGTCTCTGGTCAAACACTCTCCACCGGACGTCTTCATCCCTGACATCCTCTTCACCTGGACCAAAGACTTCTCCCAGAAACTCTCCATCTCGCGGCTAGTCTTCAACCCTATTTCCATCTTCGACGTCTGCATGATCCACGCCATTAAAACCCACCCTGAAGCCTTCGCTTCCGACTCTGGGCCTTTTCTAATTCCTGATCTACCCCACCCTTTAACTCTCCCCGTCAAGCCTTCCCCCGGTTTCGCCGCCTTAACCGAATCTCTCCTCGACGGGGAACAGGACAGTCACGGCGTCATCGTAAACAGCTTCGCCGATCTCGACGCCGAGTACACTCAACACTACCAGAAACTTAcag GGCGCAAGGTGTGGCATGTTGGGCCAAGCTCCCTCATGGTGCAAAAGACGGTGAAAAGTAGTACTGTTGATGAGAGTAGACACGATTGTCTCACGTGGCTTGACTCAAAGAAAGAATCTTCGGTTCTCTACATTTGTTTCGGAAGCCTTTCTCTCATCTCCGACGAGCAGCTTTACCAGATTGCTACCGGACTCGAAGGGTCAGGGCATTGTTTTCTTTGGGTGGTGCATCGCAAAAACAAAGACGGAGAAGAAggagattcttcttcttcttccggaaagtgGTTGCCGGAAGGGTTTGAGGAAAAGATAGCTAAGGAGAACAGAGGCATGCTGATTAAGGGATGGGCGCCGCAGCCGTTGATCCTGAACCACCCTGCGGTGGGAGGATTTTTAACGCACTGCGGGTGGAACGCGGTGGCGGAGGCGATCAGCTCCGGGGTTCCGATGGTGACAATGCCGGGTTTCGGGGACCAGTACTATAACGAGAAGCTGATAACGGAGGTGCACGGGTTCGGGGTGGAGGTGGGGGCGGCGGAGTGGAGCATTTCGCCGTACGAGGGGAAGAAGAAGGTGGTGAGTGGGGAGAGGATAGAGAGTGCCGTGAAGAGGTTGATGGATGATGGAGAGAAAGGGAAGAGAATGAGAAGCAAGGCCaaagagatgcaggagaaggcttGGAAAGCTGTTCAAGAAGGTGGTTCTTCTTACGACAGTCTCACGGCTCTGATTCATCATTTCAAGACTCTTGTGCCTAATCATGTGAATGGGAATGGGAATATCGATCACTGA